From the genome of Anopheles moucheti chromosome 3, idAnoMoucSN_F20_07, whole genome shotgun sequence, one region includes:
- the LOC128301724 gene encoding uncharacterized protein LOC128301724, with amino-acid sequence MPIQAPQWTEFLSCPVCCNEFAANLRPPISLGCGHTICRTCLATLHHRQCPFDQTVISTDLDYLPINNALLQLVSTPGATSSSTYGTKGGDGGRGGGGGGGDGTNNTNSNGGSSSPGGGSSQGAVCGSNSSTSSASSSSSTSSSSSSSSSSSSSSRSSGGSAGNSTNASNDSTSSSGSINPSPTANVSNASAGITDPDLNSTSVQSLSPENLQYYKTAKACIEELALYLKPCPPAGSASLAAGGGGGSNSIVSTSGPSGASLLSRQMQRKLVILVNCQLIEDEGRARSLRAARSLGERTVMELILHHQNPQQLSTNLWAAVRARGCQFLGPAMQEEVLKLVLLALEDGSALSRKVLVMFVVQRLEPHFSQASKTSIGHVVQLLYRASCFKVSKREGDSSLMQLKEEFRTYEALRREHDAQIVQIATEAGLRIAPDQWSSLLYGDTAHKSHMQSINDKLQTPQSFVQSVQELIIALQRTGDPANLSGLRVQLKHLAAIDWNSENHVPSWAECAAALQAVKRVVAGLVDFVQHHGNRKLQEAGHLAHNRNYKISLCRDLNNRGTCPRGPNCTFAHSDEELEKYRTKLRKSHGSSATASLRMMSNGKDHHLGGGAGGMSGTGGQSGGASRTRSAVDYHGHPGGGSNGDGTSGSMHQSSSSSHGYHSSGEEASSPVRYQKTSSIGGGRDGPGSQHSHRLIDKNHIGSQGSGLGSGAAGAGVNGPGGTHPSSYSGGGPASMNGSTRGVYPVAGGSTSNHYPHAGGGSSGMNYSNRGPAHHSAGGPGGGSSSQGGAQHNASQTMRFRPPPHMGPSQGGSNANGGANYHPGGPGLGASLPPHPNMHHESGGNGSHLPGAYPQQLPATQAAGGHLPGAHQIEPHHHHSSLANPVHHQPPYFGGGEYPEGKHGTEHGSLHGQPHHHGHNHPSQSRRPPSYTGWDSLASPPHHHLGGGHHGTSGKVGPSGHQQQGGNFGMPGHAGQQSHPSAGNAPYGPGGSPKNGHTSTSAAPMGSKFMGGMQHQAGQQQNYHHQKLGSQVRDYKEKHQGNRGPHLVPPHGHGGMPSIPSAGPSYPAGRNGPHPPPPYLTSPLPMTGPNSVDKNPSGPVPPPPPPPHHNGYNGSQAAAYQHNLQQQQHHQHHHHAHHMHHGPGSYQPHRQTVGEPSGYLPKMVFDTLGTTGGGNKKSYNQQLMNQHLNEIGMPNPAAGKDIFIRSDSLLADEDALMVAEQEFNNAAQYGPISRMNPIGTERIDLGLTPRSHPRPGSVHQRGGGLWSTTSSSSLGDNPSPTGGGNGSSSASSPFYAGSSGGMIPPAMRNQKHSIQQPPHHPYHGQQHPSSSSAVHEKMAPEPNNNSIDFDLLRGDKKTLEYDSAVGLGECCDTVSTSASGGSACVESDFLLQSLVSQTGLAGGRYGQQQQHHFHSIVSGTSMMMSERSSSPPHPQQHPLQHQQQQLLSKVSQSDRCNGGGLNDRLATGGSALSPACTNDDLRKMNDIKSPQSSLSGIQSPAMIMSVTSDSSVCTTPPTGGTASSNGGTSMWNNLLELSSFKPPSDSMSNPNDQDGGFNPSGRNNQNTPGYPMTFATASSTFIRASEQYKLPKMLMESATGQQQQQQGLGDVARFHDMIHSSQPASPSCLSDRVTSDDQRKLNTFKELSELRIQSSSVGGITPSGILTSVTASSSPSVVSSAGGSDGGLSLHVDQSASSLWNNLLDLPSLKPSPLSTISSVSGLEQSSTNDPLIGCHTGNTSISALLNSSNGSSCEDSYEAGIADDMRLLEMSLESVLQIDENGI; translated from the exons ACTGTTATATCGACTGATTTAGATTATCTACCGATAAATAATGCATTACTGCAGTTGGTCAGTACACCGGGTGCCACGTCCTCGTCGACGTATGGCACGAAGGGCGGCGACGGcggaagaggaggaggaggaggtggaggAGATGGAACGAACAACACTAACAGCAATGGTGGCAGTTCATCGCCTGGAGGAGGAAGCTCGCAAGGTGCTGTTTGTGGAAGCAATAGCAGCACTAGTAGCGcaagtagcagtagtagtaccagcagtagcagcagcagcagcagcagcagcagtagtagcagcagaagcagcggtGGCAGTGCCGGCAACAGTACCAACGCCAGCAACGACTCAACTTCTTCCTCCGGTAGTATAAATCCTTCGCCAACTGCCAATGTGTCCAATGCTTCCGCCGGCATTACCGATCCGGACCTCAACTCGACGAGCGTGCAGAGTCTCAGTCCAGAGAATCTGCAATACTACAAAACGGCCAAGGCATGCATCGAGGAGCTGGCGCTCTACCTTAAGCCGTGTCCACCGGCCGGCAGCGCATCGCTGGCAGCGGGCGGTGGGGGCGGTAGCAACAGCATCGTCAGCACGTCTGGCCCATCCGGTGCAAGCCTGCTGTCGCGGCAGATGCAGCGGAAACTGGTGATACTGGTCAACTGTCAGCTGATCGAAGATGAGGGCAGGGCACGGTCGCTCCGTGCCGCTCGCTCGCTAGGCGAGCGCACGGTCATGGAGCTGATCCTGCACCATCAGAATCCGCAGCAGCTGAGCACGAACCTGTGGGCGGCCGTGAGGGCACGCGGTTGCCAATTTCTCGGCCCGGCCATGCAGGAGGAGGTGCTGAAGCTGGTGCTACTAGCCCTGGAAGATGGATCGGCCCTATCACGCAAGGTGCTGGTGATGTTTGTGGTGCAGCGTCTTGAGCCACACTTTTCGCAAGCATCGAAAACGAGCATCGGACATGTGGTGCAGCTGCTGTATCGTGCGAGCTGCTTCAAGGTGTCGAAACGGGAAGGTGACTCCTCGCTGATGCAACTAAAGGAGGAGTTTCGGACGTACGAGGCGTTGCGGCGCGAACATGATGCGCAGATCGTGCAGATCGCAACGGAAGCGGGTTTACGGATCGCACCGGATCAGTGGTCCTCGCTGCTGTACGGTGACACGGCGCACAAGTCTCATATGCAGAGCATCAACGACAAGCTGCAGACGCCCCAATCGTTCGTGCAGTCGGTGCAAGAACTGATTATCGCCCTACAACGCACCGGCGATCCGGCCAATCTGTCCGGCTTGCGCGTACAATTGAAGCATTTGGCGGCGATCGACTGGAACAGCGAGAACCACGTGCCCAGCTGGGCAGAATGTGCCGCCGCTCTGCAAGCGGTGAAACGTGTCGTCGCGGGATTGGTGGATTTTGTGCAGCATCACGGCAATCGAAAACTGCAGGAGGCTGGCCATCTGGCACACAATCGAAACTACAAGATCAGCTTGTGCCGGGACCTTAACAATCGGGGCACCTGTCCACGCGGACCGAACTGCACCTTCGCGCACTCGGACGAAGAACTGGAGAAGTATCGGACAAAGTTGCGAAAGAGTCACGGGAGCAGTGCGACCGCAAGTCTGCGTATGATGTCAAATGGTAAGGATCATCATTTAGGTGGTGGTGCGGGTGGTATGTCTGGAACCGGTGGCCAGTCAGGAGGTGCGAGTCGAACACGTTCAGCAGTGGACTATCACGGACATCCGGGTGGTGGTAGTAACGGCGATGGAACGAGTGGTAGTATGCATCAGAGTTCGTCCTCATCCCATGGTTACCATTCATCTGGCGAGGAAGCATCGTCCCCGGTGCGTTATCAAAAGACATCTTCCATTGGTGGGGGTAGAGATGGACCTGGAAGTCAACACAGCCATCGGTTGATTGACAAAAATCACATCGGTAGTCAAGGCAGTGGTTTAGGATCTGGAGCAGCAGGTGCAGGTGTTAATGGGCCTGGAGGTACCCATCCGTCGTCGTATAGCGGAGGTGGCCCGGCGTCTATGAACGGCAGTACTCGTGGCGTTTACCCTGTGGCTGGAGGAAGCACATCAAATCACTACCCGCATGCTGGCGGTGGTAGCAGCGGTATGAATTATTCAAACCGTGGACCCGCTCATCACTCGGCAGGAGGACCAGGAGGAGGTTCTTCTTCACAGGGAGGTGCTCAACATAATGCTTCCCAAACGATGAGATTCCGACCTCCGCCACACATGGGTCCAAGCCAGGGAGGATCGAATGCCAACGGTGGAGCAAATTATCACCCAGGGGGTCCAGGACTGGGTGCTTCGCTACCGCCGCATCCTAACATGCATCATGAGAGTGGTGGTAACGGTTCCCATCTTCCGGGCGCATACCCTCAGCAACTTCCTGCCACACAAGCAGCTGGCGGCCATTTGCCTGGAGCACACCAGATCGAACCACATCACCATCATAGTTCGCTGGCAAACCCTGTTCATCATCAACCCCCGTactttggtggtggtgaataCCCCGAAGGTAAACATGGCACCGAACATGGATCACTACACGGTCAGCCTCATCACCACGGCCATAATCATCCTTCGCAATCAAGACGACCGCCCAGCTACACGGGTTGGGACAGTCTTGCTAGCCCTCCCCACCATCATCTCGGGGGTGGTCACCATGGAACGTCTGGCAAGGTAGGACCATCAGGTCATCAGCAGCAGGGAGGCAATTTTGGAATGCCCGGACATGCGGGACAACAGTCTCATCCTTCAGCGGGCAATGCACCATACGGCCCGGGTGGAAGTCCTAAGAATGGGCACACAAGCACCTCGGCAGCGCCCATGGGCTCAAAATTCATGGGTGGCATGCAACATCAGGCTGGCCAGCAGCAAAACTACCATCACCAGAAATTGGGGTCACAGGTTCGTGACTACAAGGAAAAGCACCAGGGCAATCGGGGACCGCATCTGGTACCACCGCATGGTCACGGTGGAATGCCATCGATACCTTCCGCTGGACCATCGTACCCTGCCGGACGCAATGGTCCGCATCCACCTCCCCCGTATCTAACTTCCCCATTGCCGATGACGGGACCCAACTCCGTGGATAAGAATCCTTCGGGTCCAGtgccgccaccgccaccaccaccacatcaTAATGGTTACAATGGGTCACAGGCTGCTGCCTATCAGCATAatcttcaacaacaacagcaccatcagcatcaccatcatgCCCATCATATGCATCATGGTCCTGGGTCGTATCAACCGCATCGCCAGACAGTAGGTGAACCGTCCGGCTATCTGCCCAAGATGGTCTTCGACACGCTCGGAACGACCGGtggaggaaataaaaaatcgtACAACCAACAGCTGATGAATCAACATCTGAACGAAATTGGTATGCCAAACCCAGCTGCCGGTAAGGACATATTTATTCGTTCCGATTCGCTCCTAGCGGACGAGGACGCGCTAATGGTGGCTGAGCAAGAGTTTAACAATGCGGCCCAGTATGGGCCCATCTCGCGCATGAACCCGATCGGTACGGAACGTATCGATTTAGGACTGACACCACGTAGCCATCCGAGACCCGGCAGTGTGCATCAGCGTGGTGGTGGTCTGTGGTCCACCACCTCCTCTTCCTCGCTCGGGGACAACCCATCGCCGACGGGTGGTGGAAATGGTAGTTCATCCGCTTCCTCACCGTTTTATGCGGGCAGTAGCGGTGGCATGATCCCGCCTGCGATGCGAAATCAAAAGCACTCGATACAGCAGCCACCTCACCATCCATATCATGGCCAGCAGCATCCATCATCGTCCTCAGCCGTGCACGAGAAGATGGCACCCGAACCGAACAATAACTCGATTGACTTTGATCTGTTGCGTGGTGATAAAAAGACGCTAGAGTACGATTCGGCAGTAGGTTTAGGTGAATGTTGCGACACAGTCTCAACATCGGCTAGTGGTGGCAGCGCGTGCGTAGAGTCGGACTTCTTGCTACAATCGTTGGTTTCGCAGACTGGACTAGCGGGTGGTCGTTAtgggcagcaacagcagcaccatttTCATTCGATTGTTTCCGGCACGTCAATGATGATGTCGGAAAGGAGCAGTTCACCGCCTCATCCACAGCAACATCCGTtgcagcatcaacaacaacagctttTGTCGAAAGTGTCCCAATCGGATCGTTGTAATGGTGGAGGATTGAATGATCGACTGGCTACTGGAGGATCCGCATTGTCACCCGCCTGTACCAACGATGATCTTCGCAAGATGAACGATATCAAG AGTCCACAATCATCGCTATCGGGTATTCAGTCACCCGCTATGATCATGTCGGTGACATCCGATTCTTCCGTATGCACGACACCACCAACTGGTGGTACCGCATCTTCCAACGGTGGAACTTCCATGTGGAACAATCTGCTGGAGCTGTCCAGCTTTAAACCACCTTCAGATTCCATGAGCAACCCGAACGATCAGGATGGAGGCTTCAATCCAAGTGGACGAAACAACCAGAACACACCAGGATACCCGATGACATTCGCGACAGCATCGTCCACCTTTATACGCGCGTCAGAACAATACAAGCTGCCGAAAATGCTAATGGAATCTGCTACaggccaacagcagcagcaacaaggTTTGGGTGATGTTGCTCGGTTTCACGACATGATCCATAGCAGCCAGCCAGCATCGCCCAGCTGTTTGAGCGATCGTGTAACTAGCGATGACCAACGCAAACTGAACACGTTCAAGGAACTGAGCGAACTAAGG ATCCAATCATCTTCTGTAGGAGGAATTACACCTTCAGGGATTCTTACTTCCGTGACGGCATCGTCGTCTCCCTCGGTCGTGTCGTCTGCCGGAGGCTCTGATGGTGGTTTATCTCTGCACGTCGATCAGTCCGCATCGTCCTTGTGGAACAACTTGCTTGATCTTCCCAGCCTCAAACCATCGCCACTGTCCACGATCTCATCGGTGTCGGGTTTGGAGCAATCATCTACCAACGATCCGCTGATCGGGTGTCACACCGGTAACACCAGCATCAGCGCTCTGTTAAATAGTAGCAACGGTAGTAGCTGCGAGGATTCGTACGAAGCGGGCATAGCGGACGACATGCGTCTGCTGGAGATGAGTCTTGAGTCGGTGTTGCAGATCGATGAGAACGGGATATAA